In Clostridium sp. DL-VIII, the following proteins share a genomic window:
- a CDS encoding GNAT family N-acetyltransferase produces MDLEVYSEDKKSIWNEFVRKSKNATFLIMREYMDYHKDRFTDMSLMFYDNKKNLIGILPANIEGNELMSHGGLTYGGFILDKKMKTTTMLEMFNLLINFCKGKNIKTILYKPIPYIYHEIPSQEDLYALFINNAKLHIRNISSSIKLGKKNDYETRRKRQINKALKNNIIVLETNDYDKYWVILEQNLMEKHESRPVHTVNEIKSLASIFPNNIKLFCSYKDNTLLGGVVVYENKENVHVQYISASEEGKAIGALDIIFDKLINEIYKDKEYFDFGISNENKGRYLNEGLINQKEGFGASAVAYDQYILYL; encoded by the coding sequence ATGGATTTAGAAGTGTATAGTGAAGATAAAAAAAGCATTTGGAATGAATTTGTAAGGAAAAGTAAAAACGCTACATTTCTTATTATGAGAGAATATATGGATTATCATAAAGATAGATTTACTGATATGTCTCTTATGTTTTACGACAATAAGAAAAATTTGATAGGTATACTTCCAGCAAATATAGAAGGTAATGAGCTTATGAGTCATGGAGGGTTAACCTATGGTGGCTTTATATTAGATAAGAAAATGAAAACAACTACTATGTTAGAAATGTTTAATTTATTAATTAATTTTTGTAAAGGGAAAAATATTAAAACAATCTTATATAAGCCTATTCCTTATATTTATCACGAAATTCCTTCACAGGAGGATTTATATGCATTATTTATAAATAATGCTAAACTCCATATTAGGAATATTTCATCTTCAATAAAATTAGGTAAAAAGAATGATTATGAAACCAGAAGAAAAAGGCAGATAAATAAGGCCTTAAAAAATAATATAATTGTCTTAGAAACTAATGACTATGATAAATATTGGGTGATTTTAGAGCAGAATCTCATGGAAAAGCATGAATCAAGACCTGTTCATACAGTAAATGAAATTAAAAGTCTTGCTAGTATCTTTCCTAATAATATAAAGTTGTTTTGTTCTTACAAAGATAATACTTTATTAGGCGGAGTAGTAGTTTATGAAAATAAGGAAAATGTTCATGTTCAATATATATCGGCATCAGAAGAGGGTAAAGCAATAGGTGCTTTAGATATTATTTTTGATAAGTTGATTAATGAAATTTATAAGGACAAAGAATATTTTGATTTTGGTATATCAAATGAAAACAAGGGAAGATATTTAAATGAAGGATTAATAAATCAAAAGGAAGGTTTCGGTGCATCGGCTGTGGCATATGATCAATATATACTTTATTTATAA
- a CDS encoding glycosyltransferase family 61 protein codes for MPVQKVLTNITCKEYCTSHNYKYSVIKEAHPQKIYLPNYSDNTEAIASIDSKFPEIYTAELSNVNLIGANPIIFDDKNFCIYDLAFKNYENKFDFRGNNIFDMRNHQAFIGYTESSKIIKEGIMLTSSASSNYSHFQIEVASKLLLVNEISEYNHIPILVDAICLTIPQLKEELEMLNKQGREIIPLISGYNYKVNKLIYISDLATYPLNLKPGFLVKYEDIIIDDLAIKPLNKNLSIQNNNLHRKLYISRRKSPIPRLENQIEVENIFKSSGFEIIFPQDMSFHDQLQTFSEAEFIAGASGAGLTNVIFANKNANIIFIQPKSIQSPWYSTIAGISELKYYFLDGGLSGHSNMPYYQGTFILNEEYLRDFLNTLLKTN; via the coding sequence ATGCCTGTCCAAAAAGTTTTAACAAATATTACTTGTAAAGAATATTGTACTTCTCATAATTATAAATATTCTGTTATAAAAGAAGCACATCCTCAGAAAATATACTTGCCAAATTATAGTGATAATACCGAAGCGATTGCTTCTATAGATAGTAAATTTCCCGAAATTTATACAGCTGAATTATCTAATGTAAATTTAATTGGTGCTAACCCTATAATTTTTGATGATAAAAATTTTTGTATCTATGATTTAGCATTTAAGAATTATGAAAATAAATTTGATTTTAGAGGCAATAACATTTTTGACATGAGAAATCATCAAGCTTTTATTGGTTATACTGAGTCATCTAAAATTATTAAGGAAGGAATAATGCTTACTTCAAGTGCCTCTTCTAATTATTCTCACTTTCAAATTGAAGTAGCTTCTAAATTATTACTTGTAAATGAAATTTCCGAATATAACCACATTCCAATATTAGTTGATGCGATTTGTCTTACTATACCTCAGTTAAAAGAAGAATTGGAGATGTTAAATAAGCAAGGAAGAGAGATTATCCCTTTAATTAGCGGTTATAATTATAAAGTAAATAAACTAATATACATTTCAGATTTAGCGACCTATCCCTTAAATCTAAAACCAGGCTTTTTAGTAAAATATGAAGATATTATCATTGACGATTTGGCTATCAAACCTCTAAATAAAAATTTATCAATACAAAACAATAATCTTCATAGAAAATTATATATTTCAAGAAGAAAATCTCCCATACCAAGGTTAGAAAATCAAATTGAAGTAGAAAATATTTTTAAATCCTCTGGTTTCGAAATTATATTTCCTCAAGATATGTCTTTTCATGATCAATTGCAGACTTTTTCTGAAGCAGAATTCATAGCTGGTGCATCTGGTGCTGGACTTACAAATGTAATATTTGCAAATAAAAATGCAAATATAATATTTATACAGCCAAAGAGCATTCAATCACCATGGTACTCAACTATAGCTGGTATATCTGAATTAAAATACTATTTTCTAGATGGAGGTCTTTCAGGGCACTCCAATATGCCATATTATCAAGGTACTTTTATATTAAATGAAGAATATTTAAGAGATTTTCTAAACACTCTCTTAAAAACTAACTAG
- a CDS encoding acetyltransferase: protein MDKNKKLIIIGDSAFAQIAYEYFTYDSDYEVVAFSVEKDYLKDKEMLGLPVIPLEDIEKLYDPENHYVFVATVYKKLNRLRTRLMKECKNKGYKLASYISSHAFVWKNVKMGEHCFIFENNVVQPFVELGNNTVLWSGNHIGHHSRFGDNCFVASHAVVSGFCNIGDNCFIGVNATIINNINIGSDCIIGAGALVLKDIESGKIVKGKASDVEFLSERTKNSLKE from the coding sequence ATGGATAAAAATAAAAAATTAATAATTATTGGTGATAGCGCATTTGCGCAAATAGCATATGAATATTTTACTTATGATTCTGATTATGAGGTTGTAGCCTTCTCTGTTGAAAAAGATTATTTAAAAGATAAAGAAATGCTTGGATTACCAGTTATTCCTCTTGAAGATATAGAAAAGTTGTATGACCCAGAGAATCACTATGTTTTTGTTGCGACCGTTTATAAGAAATTAAATAGATTAAGGACGAGGTTAATGAAGGAATGCAAGAATAAAGGATATAAATTAGCTTCATATATTAGTTCACATGCTTTTGTATGGAAAAATGTAAAGATGGGAGAGCACTGCTTTATATTTGAAAATAATGTGGTGCAGCCATTTGTTGAATTGGGGAATAATACTGTCTTATGGAGTGGAAATCATATTGGCCATCATTCAAGGTTTGGAGATAATTGCTTTGTAGCATCTCATGCAGTTGTATCCGGATTTTGCAATATAGGAGATAATTGTTTTATAGGGGTTAATGCAACGATAATAAATAATATTAATATAGGAAGTGACTGTATTATTGGGGCAGGTGCTTTAGTTTTAAAGGATATTGAGAGTGGTAAAATTGTAAAAGGTAAAGCATCTGATGTGGAATTTTTATCTGAAAGAACAAAGAATTCTTTAAAGGAATGA
- the rfbG gene encoding CDP-glucose 4,6-dehydratase, whose protein sequence is MEKMVATLEFYKGKKVLVTGHTGFKGAWLCKILVQAGAEVTGYSLNSPTKPSLFELSGIGKRLNSIIGDIRDLKRLMEVFGKYKPEIVFHLAAQPIVRDSYKDPVLTYETNVIGTVNILECIRKNECVKSFLNVTTDKVYKNNEWEWGYRENEQLDGFDPYSNSKSCSELVTHSYKNSFFAEGKTAVSTARAGNVIGGGDFASDRIIPDCIRAAERKQPISIRNPYSIRPYQHVLEAIGAYILIAQKQYEDMKYSGYYNVGPNEDDCIKTIDLVKLFCKKWGEGMNWQDKLIEGPHEASFLKLDCSKIKTVFGWKPTWNVETAIENTVEWAKCYLKKDDINECMNRQIIEFFYKGE, encoded by the coding sequence ATGGAAAAAATGGTAGCAACCCTTGAGTTTTATAAAGGAAAGAAAGTTTTAGTAACAGGTCACACTGGATTTAAAGGAGCCTGGCTTTGCAAAATACTTGTACAAGCTGGTGCGGAAGTTACAGGGTATTCTTTAAATTCACCTACGAAACCAAGTTTGTTTGAGTTATCTGGAATTGGAAAGAGGTTAAATTCCATAATTGGAGATATTAGAGATTTAAAAAGACTTATGGAGGTGTTCGGTAAATATAAGCCGGAAATAGTATTTCATCTTGCAGCGCAGCCTATTGTGCGTGATAGTTACAAAGATCCGGTTTTAACTTATGAGACTAATGTGATTGGGACGGTAAACATACTTGAATGTATCAGAAAAAATGAATGTGTAAAATCATTTTTAAATGTTACAACAGACAAAGTGTATAAAAACAATGAATGGGAATGGGGATATCGTGAAAATGAGCAATTAGATGGCTTTGATCCTTATTCTAATAGTAAGTCATGCTCCGAACTTGTTACGCATAGTTATAAAAATTCTTTCTTTGCAGAAGGAAAAACTGCTGTCTCTACAGCAAGGGCTGGCAATGTGATAGGAGGAGGGGATTTTGCAAGTGATAGAATAATTCCAGACTGTATTAGAGCTGCTGAAAGAAAACAACCTATTAGTATAAGAAATCCGTATTCAATCAGGCCATATCAGCATGTTTTAGAAGCAATAGGAGCATATATTTTGATAGCACAAAAGCAATATGAAGATATGAAATATTCAGGATATTATAATGTTGGTCCTAATGAGGATGATTGTATAAAGACTATAGATTTAGTAAAATTATTCTGCAAAAAGTGGGGAGAAGGTATGAATTGGCAAGATAAACTTATTGAAGGGCCTCATGAAGCAAGCTTTTTAAAATTAGATTGTTCCAAGATAAAAACTGTATTTGGCTGGAAGCCAACATGGAATGTAGAAACTGCAATAGAAAATACCGTCGAATGGGCAAAATGCTATTTAAAAAAAGATGATATAAATGAATGTATGAATAGACAGATTATAGAATTTTTCTATAAGGGAGAATAA
- the rfbH gene encoding lipopolysaccharide biosynthesis protein RfbH, with protein MADELVREKDKAEILRLVSEYYDKYHKKTNYKRGERIPYAARVYNSEEMVNLVDSSLEFWLTAGRYTMKFETEFAKLLNIKYCSLVNSGSSANLIAFMALTSPLLENRAVRKGDEIITVAAGFPTTVAPIIQFGAIPVFVDVTIPQYNIDVTRLKKALSDKTKAVMVAHTLGNPFDLSSVKDFCNKNNLWLIEDNCDALGAKYTINGEEKFTGTIGDIGTSSFYPPHHMTMGEGGAVYTDDPLLNKIIRSLRDWGRDCVCPPGMDNYCNHRFDKQYGELPLGYDHKYVYSHFGYNLKATDMQASIGCAQIKKLPAFIKKRRKNFKELKEKLVELEDKLLLPIPCQNSNPSWFGFLITCKKGVDRNKLVQYIESKGVQTRMLFAGNLIKHPCFDEMRANGNGYRIVGGLENTDKIMRDSFWVGVYPEMSNDMINYMADTIKEAVNKQL; from the coding sequence ATGGCAGATGAGCTAGTTAGGGAAAAAGACAAAGCGGAGATTTTAAGACTTGTCAGTGAATACTATGATAAATACCATAAAAAAACTAATTATAAAAGGGGAGAAAGAATTCCTTATGCAGCTAGAGTTTATAATAGTGAAGAAATGGTAAATCTTGTGGACAGTTCACTTGAATTTTGGCTTACAGCAGGAAGATATACCATGAAGTTTGAAACTGAATTTGCTAAGTTATTAAACATAAAATATTGCAGTTTAGTTAATTCAGGTTCAAGCGCTAATTTAATTGCTTTTATGGCACTTACTTCACCGCTTTTAGAAAATAGAGCTGTTAGAAAGGGAGATGAAATAATTACTGTTGCTGCAGGATTTCCGACTACAGTAGCACCTATAATTCAATTTGGTGCAATACCAGTTTTTGTAGATGTCACAATTCCACAGTATAACATTGATGTGACAAGGCTAAAAAAGGCTCTTTCAGATAAGACAAAGGCAGTTATGGTGGCTCATACATTAGGAAATCCGTTTGATTTAAGTTCAGTTAAAGATTTTTGCAATAAAAATAATTTATGGCTCATTGAAGATAATTGTGATGCTTTAGGGGCAAAATATACAATAAATGGAGAAGAAAAGTTTACTGGTACTATAGGAGATATTGGTACTTCAAGCTTCTATCCTCCACATCACATGACTATGGGTGAAGGAGGAGCAGTATATACAGATGACCCACTACTTAATAAAATAATTCGTTCACTTAGAGACTGGGGAAGAGATTGTGTCTGCCCGCCAGGAATGGATAACTATTGCAATCACCGTTTTGATAAACAATATGGTGAATTGCCATTAGGTTATGATCATAAATATGTATATTCACATTTTGGTTATAATTTAAAGGCAACTGATATGCAGGCTTCCATTGGATGTGCACAGATTAAAAAATTACCAGCATTCATTAAAAAAAGACGTAAAAACTTTAAAGAATTAAAAGAGAAATTAGTAGAATTAGAAGATAAGCTTCTTCTGCCCATACCTTGTCAGAATTCTAATCCAAGCTGGTTTGGTTTTCTTATTACATGCAAAAAAGGAGTAGATAGAAATAAACTTGTCCAATATATTGAAAGTAAAGGTGTTCAAACCAGAATGCTGTTTGCAGGGAATTTAATAAAACATCCATGTTTTGATGAAATGAGAGCAAACGGCAATGGATATCGCATAGTTGGGGGTCTTGAGAATACAGACAAAATTATGAGAGATAGTTTTTGGGTAGGAGTGTATCCAGAAATGAGTAATGATATGATAAATTATATGGCAGATACAATTAAAGAGGCAGTTAATAAACAATTATGA
- a CDS encoding glycosyltransferase: protein MVININENKIAFITCVDDEASYERSLSYVNKLPVPSGIEIEIIAIRNAKSIASAYNEAIQKSDSKYKVYLHQDVYIQNSNFINEILNIFKNDSNIGLIGMVGAKIIPVSGIWWEDSKKVGKVYDSHSGTMDLLIFNEINDLYSEVKGIDGFMMITQYDLPWMEDIFDGWHFYDASQSIEFIKKGFKVVVPNQKFPWCIHDCGIVNTTNGFEEYRNKFLDTYSKDIFPLVSILIPAYNQTKYLKSALDSALNQTYRNTEIIICDDSTTNDVQALIEQYMLKNNKIKYFNNGGPLGHRGKLNVNKCFKESSGEYINYLLHDDLWDFNKIAKMIDYFLYDDTLSLVTSYRKMIDENGNYYNDNFRTVCQYSYDTLLTGEKAGKKLLLSMINYIGELTTAMFKRKALEFDCENYNLIDYDKYQIYCLGDISLWLKLLQKGNMMYISEPLSNFRIHNSQSIQDTTLAFWASLDFFKLIISSYENRFFLKDKRELLQSLLAWYKEYNGDLIRFIEQYNNEAENNEEVMKLKDEYIRCYTKFINILLE from the coding sequence ATGGTAATAAATATAAATGAAAATAAAATCGCATTTATTACTTGCGTAGATGATGAAGCTTCATATGAAAGAAGTCTATCGTATGTTAATAAACTTCCAGTACCTAGTGGTATTGAAATTGAAATAATAGCCATAAGAAATGCCAAAAGTATAGCTTCTGCATATAATGAAGCAATTCAAAAAAGTGACTCTAAATATAAGGTTTATCTTCATCAAGATGTCTATATACAAAATAGCAATTTTATAAATGAAATATTAAATATATTTAAAAATGATTCAAATATAGGGCTTATTGGTATGGTTGGAGCAAAAATCATTCCAGTATCAGGAATATGGTGGGAGGATTCCAAAAAAGTAGGGAAAGTCTACGACAGTCATAGTGGAACCATGGACTTATTAATTTTTAATGAAATTAATGATTTATATTCCGAAGTAAAAGGAATAGATGGATTTATGATGATAACACAATATGATCTTCCATGGATGGAAGATATTTTTGATGGGTGGCATTTTTATGATGCCTCACAGAGCATTGAATTTATAAAAAAGGGCTTTAAGGTAGTAGTTCCTAATCAAAAATTTCCGTGGTGCATTCATGATTGCGGAATTGTAAATACAACAAACGGCTTTGAAGAATATCGCAATAAGTTCCTGGATACTTACTCTAAAGACATATTTCCTTTAGTCAGCATATTAATTCCTGCTTACAATCAAACTAAATATCTAAAGTCTGCACTTGACTCCGCACTAAACCAAACATACCGAAATACTGAAATTATTATATGTGATGATAGTACTACTAATGATGTACAAGCTTTGATTGAACAATATATGTTAAAAAACAATAAAATTAAGTATTTTAATAATGGTGGTCCACTTGGTCATAGGGGTAAGCTTAATGTTAATAAGTGTTTTAAAGAGTCATCAGGTGAATATATAAACTATTTATTACACGATGATCTTTGGGACTTTAATAAAATAGCTAAAATGATTGATTATTTTCTTTATGATGATACCCTTTCTCTAGTAACAAGTTATAGAAAAATGATTGACGAGAATGGTAATTATTATAACGATAATTTTAGAACTGTCTGTCAATATTCTTATGATACTCTCTTAACCGGAGAAAAAGCTGGGAAAAAACTTCTTTTATCAATGATTAACTATATTGGTGAACTGACTACTGCTATGTTTAAAAGAAAAGCCTTGGAATTTGACTGCGAAAACTATAATTTAATCGACTATGATAAATACCAAATATACTGTTTAGGTGATATATCCTTGTGGCTTAAATTATTGCAAAAAGGAAATATGATGTATATTTCTGAACCCTTAAGTAATTTTAGAATTCATAATTCTCAGAGCATTCAAGATACCACTTTAGCTTTCTGGGCTTCACTTGATTTTTTTAAGCTGATTATTTCTTCGTATGAAAATAGATTTTTTCTTAAAGATAAAAGAGAGCTTCTACAAAGTCTTTTAGCATGGTATAAAGAATATAATGGAGACCTCATTAGATTTATTGAACAATATAATAATGAAGCTGAAAATAATGAAGAAGTAATGAAACTTAAAGATGAATATATACGTTGTTACACTAAATTTATAAATATATTATTAGAGTAA
- a CDS encoding glycosyltransferase family 61 protein, with product MTIEKKLNNISCKNYCDIHNMKYSIIKNEHLQKLYIPNYRDTKDFISNIDVPYPEILISELSDVNIIGANYIIFDKDNYCIYDIALKDDEKKFDLKINNTVYVDKDITCISYDDPALSIEEGIMLTSGCAFNFSHFHTEVLSKLCLINEFKEYADMPLLIDEICFSIPHYLEELQLLNKNNHKIIYLRKGNCYNVKKLIYLSDLVMYPIEIKRGCPLHYKDSVLNDLCIKPLNKALAIENNNIFKKIYISRRNSGNPRLENQDIIEQIFTERGYEIIYPEFMSFADKLKIFSEAEFIAGPYGAGFTNILFANKNAKIICIQPKAIESPWISNISGILGQESYFLDAELSKITPHRYWQNAFKPDAEFVRNFLTQFK from the coding sequence ATGACCATTGAAAAAAAATTAAATAATATTTCCTGTAAAAACTATTGCGATATTCATAATATGAAATATTCCATTATAAAGAACGAGCATCTTCAAAAACTATATATACCAAATTATAGAGATACCAAAGATTTTATTAGTAATATAGATGTACCATACCCTGAGATCCTTATTTCTGAATTAAGCGATGTTAATATAATTGGTGCTAATTATATTATTTTTGATAAAGATAATTATTGCATTTATGATATTGCACTTAAAGATGATGAAAAAAAATTTGATTTAAAAATTAACAATACAGTATATGTAGATAAGGATATTACATGTATTAGTTATGACGATCCTGCTTTGAGTATTGAAGAAGGTATAATGCTTACATCGGGATGTGCTTTTAACTTCTCTCATTTTCACACAGAGGTGCTTTCTAAATTATGTCTTATTAATGAATTTAAAGAATATGCTGATATGCCACTATTAATTGATGAAATTTGCTTTAGTATACCTCATTACCTAGAAGAATTACAGCTGTTAAATAAAAATAATCACAAAATAATCTACCTAAGAAAGGGAAACTGCTATAATGTAAAAAAGCTTATATATCTTTCAGATTTAGTAATGTATCCAATTGAAATAAAAAGAGGTTGTCCACTCCATTACAAAGATTCTGTTTTAAATGATTTATGTATTAAACCGCTGAATAAAGCTTTAGCAATTGAAAATAACAACATATTTAAAAAAATATATATCTCCAGAAGAAATTCAGGCAATCCTCGATTAGAAAATCAAGATATTATTGAACAGATTTTCACCGAGCGTGGTTATGAAATCATCTATCCTGAATTTATGTCTTTTGCAGATAAATTAAAGATATTTTCAGAAGCTGAATTCATCGCTGGTCCATATGGTGCTGGCTTTACAAATATTCTATTTGCAAATAAAAATGCAAAAATCATATGTATACAGCCTAAGGCCATAGAATCACCTTGGATTTCTAATATATCAGGCATATTAGGGCAAGAATCTTATTTCTTAGATGCAGAATTATCTAAAATAACCCCTCATAGATATTGGCAGAATGCATTCAAACCTGATGCAGAATTTGTAAGAAATTTTTTAACACAATTTAAATAA
- a CDS encoding methyltransferase type 12 has product MDLKSDIFKDLSYEKFKELAKSDKLNNIEKVGFPIEYRQNKEKFILEDIITKLGIEDGRNKTILDIGCGCSNLTLMLIEYCKVNKHKLILIDSEEMLNNIPEYDFVLKVKGYYPKSCEKFIENYKGKIDCIITYSVIQYVFNELSIFDFIDTSLTLLKELGVMLIGDIPNISKRKRFFASKEGIKYHQNFTGRRERPLVKFNDIEAKNMDDSVVMSIIQRCRLSGFDSYILPQDKKLPMANRREDILIIKP; this is encoded by the coding sequence GTGGACTTAAAATCAGATATATTTAAGGATTTGAGTTATGAGAAATTTAAAGAACTAGCCAAAAGTGATAAGTTAAATAATATAGAAAAGGTTGGTTTTCCAATTGAATATAGGCAGAATAAAGAGAAATTTATACTTGAGGATATAATAACTAAGCTTGGAATAGAAGATGGCAGAAATAAAACAATTTTAGATATTGGATGCGGATGTAGTAACTTAACTTTAATGTTAATTGAATACTGCAAGGTAAATAAGCACAAGTTAATACTCATTGATTCAGAGGAAATGCTTAATAATATTCCAGAATATGATTTTGTATTAAAAGTTAAAGGATATTATCCTAAATCCTGTGAAAAATTTATAGAAAATTATAAAGGAAAAATTGATTGTATTATAACTTACAGCGTAATTCAATATGTATTTAATGAACTAAGCATATTTGATTTCATTGATACATCATTAACGCTTCTAAAAGAGCTAGGAGTAATGCTTATTGGAGATATTCCTAATATATCAAAAAGAAAAAGATTTTTTGCATCTAAGGAGGGAATAAAATATCATCAGAATTTTACAGGCAGGAGGGAGCGGCCACTAGTAAAGTTTAACGATATTGAAGCAAAAAATATGGATGACTCGGTTGTAATGTCAATTATTCAAAGGTGTAGGTTATCAGGATTTGATAGTTATATACTTCCTCAGGATAAAAAGCTTCCAATGGCAAACAGGAGAGAAGATATATTAATTATAAAACCTTAA
- the rfbF gene encoding glucose-1-phosphate cytidylyltransferase, protein MKVVILAGGFGTRISEESHLRPKPMIEIGGMPILWHIMKIYSHYGYNDFIICCGYKSHVIKEYFSNYYLYGSDVTFNFDKNNKMTVHSNFSEPWKVTLVDTGLNTMTGGRVKRIQKYISDSTFMLTYGDGVSDVDISELAKFHKSHGKMASMTAINIEQRFGVLDINKDNVINSFSEKNDNCGSMINGGFMVLSTKIFNYIEGDVTVFEKEPLETIAKLGQLMAYRHKGFWKCMDTQRDKQQLEALWESGEAPWKKW, encoded by the coding sequence ATGAAAGTCGTTATATTAGCAGGCGGATTTGGCACAAGGATTTCAGAAGAAAGTCACTTGAGGCCAAAGCCTATGATTGAAATAGGAGGCATGCCTATTTTATGGCATATTATGAAAATATATTCTCATTATGGATATAATGATTTTATAATTTGCTGTGGATATAAATCACATGTGATTAAGGAGTATTTTTCAAATTACTATTTATATGGAAGCGATGTTACCTTTAATTTTGATAAAAATAATAAAATGACAGTACACAGTAATTTTTCAGAGCCTTGGAAAGTTACATTGGTGGATACGGGTCTTAATACTATGACAGGAGGGCGAGTTAAAAGAATACAAAAATATATCAGTGATTCCACATTTATGCTTACTTATGGAGATGGAGTCAGTGATGTTGATATTTCTGAGTTAGCTAAATTTCACAAAAGTCATGGAAAGATGGCAAGTATGACAGCAATAAATATTGAACAGAGATTTGGAGTTCTTGATATAAATAAAGATAATGTGATCAATTCTTTTAGTGAAAAGAATGATAATTGTGGAAGTATGATTAATGGCGGTTTTATGGTACTAAGTACTAAAATTTTCAATTATATTGAAGGTGATGTTACAGTATTTGAAAAAGAGCCTCTAGAAACAATTGCTAAGCTTGGACAACTTATGGCATACAGACATAAAGGCTTTTGGAAGTGCATGGATACACAGAGGGATAAGCAGCAGCTTGAAGCCTTATGGGAAAGTGGTGAAGCCCCATGGAAAAAATGGTAG